The genomic segment CGGGTCGACGCTGGGCCGTGTATCGAGAGGCAAATCCCATGTAATGCCAATACAGCCGATTCTTCAAGTTGGTAGTGTGCCCGACATACAGGGATTGGTCAGAGCAGCGGAGGATGTAGACGTAGTATTTCTGTGAACTAGGCATGCTAAAGGAAGAGCAAGATAGGGGCCAAGGGGGAATGGGGAAGCCGTTTTGCGCGTCATAGAAAAACCAACGAGTGCCCCTCGACGCAGCACATATCCTGCAGGGAGCTTTGCGTGCCCTCGATCTGGCTGGAGAGCACGGCCTCTTTGCGTACGTACATCGCGACAAAGAGGTCAGGGTGCGGCAGTGTCTGTATGGAACCGTCCAGCCGTCCCAGGGCTCGGTCGGCCTGAGAAAGCAGCGACTGAAGCGGCCCCTCAAGACGTATGGGCGGGTCCGGCGGCAAGGCCGCCGGTAGGAATGCCTTATACCCTGCTGGTTGCTGTTCATAGCGGCCGGCACGGTGTGGGTGTGTGAAGGGCGTCATGCGTCCAGTTGCCTTACATATGTGCGTTTCATGGCCTCATAGTAAAGACAGCCTTTAACATAGGCAAGATTTTTCGTTATATTAAGGGCAGGACACAAATCGTGGGGTTCTAGCCTTGCACACTTTTGGTCGACAGTCCGGTGAATTGTGGCATCGAGAAGTTTAGTAAGGCCTGCCATGAGCAAGTGTTAACTTCGAGTGCCCTTCGACTCAGCGCATATCCGTCGGCGCTTCGCTCAGGACAACTCGCCGCGCTCGTGGCACTCGGCTATCGAAACGTGGCCTGCCACGAGCAAAAAATCAGGCCCCCCGTAAAGGGCGGCCTGATTTTGCGTCGAGTGGTGGAGCTGAACGGGATCCCTTCGACTGGGCTCAGGGCGGGCGTTTGTCGACCGTTCGACCTTGCTCACGGTAGAATGCCTAAGGACCTCTTGACTGCCACGGCGCCAAGGTGGCGCCTTGCTCTGTAATTGGCGGAGACAGAGCCGCAATTACAGAGAAAAGGCCAGAAGGGGACCTCTGACCTGCTGGATTAGTCATTTGTATGGGTACCTATAGGGGTACCTGGAACCTCACCATATATTTCAACGGAAATTAACCCATAAACGAACAGAAAAACTCTTGCGCTATTCGCGAATCGCGAATAGAATATGCTTCATGGTACTTAAACCCCAGGATATATTCATCACGCTCAAGCTGGTGGCCTTGGGAAACGAGTCATGGAGCTATGTTCGTCTTGCGAATGAACTTTTCATGAGCGCTTCGGAAATCAACGCCGGTGTCAAGCGTTCACTCCGGGCAGGCCTCCTCATCGGCGGGCATCAGCAGACTGAATACAAAAAAAAACTGATGAATTCGATGAATATGGTAGGGTCTCATAGTCATTGGCCAAACCGGCAGGCCATTCATGAGTTTCTCGTCCATGGCGCAAAGTACTCTTTCCCGCCAGACCTCGGCGAGGTAACCAGAGGCATTCCTACGGCCACGGCGGCCGCCCCGATCAAGAAGAATTTTATGATGGTGGATGAACTGCCGCCTGTGTGGCCCTATCTGGAAGGTGAAGTCAAAGGCTATTCTTTCTCTCCCATATATCGTTCAGCACCGCAGGCTGCATTGCATGATCCCAATTTGTATGAACTATTGGTAATCCTCGACACCCTCCGTGGCGGTAAAGCGAGAGAGCGTGAAAAAGCTGCCCAGGAGCTGGATCTCAGGTTGAGTAAATATGGATCTGATTAAAGAGAAGCACCTTGAAATGTTGCGTAAAGTTGCTCGACGCCTTGGTGAAACAGGCAACATGGTTGTCTACGTTGGGGGCTCGGTAGCCGGGCTGTTTTCCACTGATCCTGCATCAAGCGACATTCGTGCAACTGCCGATGTAGACTTGATTGCCGATGTGAGATCAAGAAGCGAATACTGGAAAATGGAGGAAGCATTTCGCGAACTCGGCTTCAAACATGTCCCTGAAATTGTCTGTCGTTGGCGGTTGGGAGACCTGTTTGTTGACCTGATGCCTCCCGAAGACGGGATAGCCGGGACCAGTACCAACCGATGGTACCGGGACGCCATCAGAAACTCACAGAAAAAAGATATTGGCGATGGAGTTTTCATAAGGCTTGTCACCCCACCATACTTTGTCGCTACCAAGCTTGAAGCGTTTTTGAACCGCGGGAAAGACGACTATATGGCAAGTCACGACCTTGAGGATGTGATCGCTATCGTCGACGCCCGGGAGGAACTCCCAGAGGAAATCGCTACCGCCGACCATGAAGTGCGGAAATTTATTTCAGAGCTGTTTGCCAGGTTCCTTGAAGATCCCAAGTTTCTGGAATCTCTCCCCGGAAAGCTGCGAGGTGACGCTGCCAACCAGGCCAGGCTGCCGATCATTGTTATGAGAATGGAAAAGATCGCCAGGCTTTAATGGTTTTGAGGGTACCCTCTGTGCCAATGTAAGTGAGACAACTTTCCTCCTTGAGTTTAGTGTAGAATAGAGGGCGAGGAGGAAGAGATAAATGGAGTCAGCGATACCCGAGAAGACCCAACCGAAGAAAACCCGACTCGTCGCCATCTCCAACCGCCTCCCCGTCACCCTTAGCAGAAAGGGCGACACATGGTCGGTGGAGCCCGGTTCAGGTGGCCTTGTGACCGCCATGGCGCCTGTCCTGAGGGACCGGGGAGGGCTCTGGATCGGGTGGCCCGGCATCTCGGAGAAGGTTGATTTCGACACGGTTCTTGGAGATGCCTCTCTGGCCACCGGATACGATCTCATCCCGGTGGAAATGGACGAGGAAGAGGTTACCAGCTATTATAAAGGGTTCGCCAACCAGATAATCTGGCCCCTCTTTCACGATATGCAGTCCCACTGCACCTTCGACCCGGAGTTCTGGTATTCCTACATCCGGGTCAACGCCAAGTTCGCCGACCGGATCCTGAACCACACCTCCGACGATGACTACATCTGGGTTCACGATTACCACCTCTTCCACGTCGGCAAGTTTCTGCGGGAGCGGGGACGAAGCCACCGGATCGGCTTTTTCCTGCACATTCCCTTTCCCCCAATGGATATCTTCGTCAGGCTCCCCTGGAGGATGGAGATCCTCGAGGCACTGATGGAGTACGACCTGGTTGGGTTCCAGACCTTCCGTGACCGGAAGAACTTCCTCGACTGCCTTCAGCGCTCATACCCCGCCGCCAGGGTCAGCGGGCGGGGAACGGTGGTCCAGGTCGCCCTCGAGGACCGTGTCGTGCGGGTGGGCTACTTCCCTATCAGCATCGACTACCGGAGCTTTGTCGAGGACACCAACTCCGAGGGGACCATGCAATGGTACGAGTCCCTCAAGGAGAAGTTCTGTGATCACAGCGTCATCCTCGGAGTGGATCGCATGGATTTCACCAAGGGTCTCCAGGAACGGCTCGAAGGGTACCGGAACGCCCTGGAGCGCTATCCGGATCTGAGGGAAAAAGTGACCCTCACCCAAGTCCTGGTCCCGAGCCGCCACTCCCTGACCAGCTACCAGATCCTCAAGGCGCGCATCGACAGGCTCATCGGAGAGATCAACGGCCAGTTCGCAACCCTGGGATGGGACCCGATCCATTACCACTACCGCAGCCTCGACCACGACGAACTGCTGGCCCTGTACCACATCGCCGACATCGCCCTGGTCACCCCTTTGAAGGACGGGATGAACCTGGTGGCCAAGGAGTACTGCGCCTGCAGCCTTCAGAACAACGGAGTCCTCATCCTCAGCGAGTTTGCCGGCGCGGCGGCTGAGCTTCACAGCGGTGCGCTGCTGGTCAATCCTCACGACTACGAGGGGATCGCCGACGCGCTTTACTACGCATTCACCATGGACTACGATGAGAAACAGACCCGGATGAAAAAAATGCGCAAGATTATCCGCCGCAGGGATATCTTCCGGTGGGTCGACTCCTTCCTGCAGGCCGCCTTCGCCCGGAACCTCAACGACTTTCCGCCGGTGAAAGAAGAGTACATTCCGGGGACCAGCGGCGAGGATTTCGCCACCATGCTGGAAGAGTAGTCCGGCAGATGGACCCATCCAGGGAGAAGCGACAGGGAGACAGTGTCAAATGATCCAGGGAAAAGATCGACCCGTAAACACATCTGAGAAAAGCTTCAGGGTCTTCGACTGCGCCCCTGTCTTCATTGCCACGGGTATTCGTGCCTTTACCCTCCGGGAAATGACCGAAAGCCTGCACGTCGTCCACTCTGGGAGCATCCAGCACCACTTCTGGGGACGGCTGCTCAGGCCGGTGATCGAGGAACCGGAGTACAGCAACGATTTCGCCGCCTGGATAGGGCGGGAGTTGAGGGACAAGGTGCTCGCGGAGCGGCTCAGTGTCATTTACCCCACGGACTACACCGACGTCGAGGAGCTTCGACTCGGGATCATCGACATCATTGAGGACCGCCTCTACGAGGATATATTATCCCACACTGTCACAGCCCGGCAGCCCTTTTACTTCCTCCGCTCTCAGCTGGTGGTTTTCGACACCGAAACAAGGATCGGAGACCCTTCCGAACTGTGTGATGCAGTCAATGGAATGTCGGAGGGGAGCATCTTTTACCACTTCGTCGAGGCCCGAAGACGTAACGAGAAACGCTGCGATGACTTCTCGGCCTGGCTCGAGTCGAACACCGGTGATTATAATCAACTCTGCGTGGATCTGACAGCCATCGACCCCTACTTTTCCTCTCTCGGCGAGATCCGCGACCGCCTCGAAAACCTTTTCAGACAAGGTTTTCCGCAGCCCTGACGGCCCTGATGCCTTTGAACCTGATCCTGACACTACGGAGGTTACAGCTTGTCACAACTTCTCGATAGATACGGCGAAATAGCAGGAAAAGATGTCATCAGGCAGCTTCGTCTTCTGGCCCGCGAGCTTGAGGGTGTCCAGGTCGTCCACGTCAACTCTACCAAGGAGGGCGGAGGTGTGGCCGAGATCCTCCACAAAATGATCCCCCTCAAGCAGGATCTAGGCATCGACGCCAGCTGGGAGGTCATCACCGGTGATGCAGCCTTCTATGAGTGCACCAAAGGGATGCACAACGCTATGCAGGGAGAAAAGACGATCATAACGGAGGAGCTTCTCAACGTTTACGAGGAAACCAACCGGAAGTTTGCAGAACAGATTCACGACACCCTGGCCGAGGCCGATTTCGTTTTCATCCACGATCCCCAGCCCGCCGCCGTCATCAGGCACATGCCACAAAGGAAGGGGCGCTGGGTCTGGCGGTGCCACATCGACATCAGCCGGCCCCAGCGTTCGGTCTGGAACTATCTCAGGAAGAATGTGGTCGCATACGATTCAAGCATCTTTTCCATGCAGCGGTTTTCACAGAAACTACCCCACATCCAGTACCTCATACCCCCCAGTATCGATCCGTTAAGCGAAAAGAACATGGACCTATCCGCCCAGGAGGTTCTGGAGGAGATCTCACCCTTCAACCTGATTCCGGACATCCCCCTGCTCCTTCAGGTATCCAGATACGACCGGTTCAAGGACCCCATAGGGGTCATCGAGGCCTACAAGATGGTCAGAAAACTCACACCGGTGCAGCTTGTTCTGGCGGGGGGAGGCGCCGGCGATGATCCCGAGGGGGAAGCTGTTCTCGAAGAGGTGCGCCGGGCCGCCGGGGAGGATCCCGACATCCACGTCCTCCAGCTGCCCAACGACGCTCACCGAACCATCAACGCCCTTCAGCGGCGAGCCGACATTGTCATACAGAAGTCGATCAAGGAGGGGTTCGGGCTTACCGTGACCGAGGGGATGTGGAAAGGTAAACCGGTCATCGGCGGCGAGGTCGGCGGTATCCGGCTGCAGGTCATGGACCATCGCACCGGGTTCCTGGTCAACTCTCCGGAAGGCGCGGCCCTGAGGATCCGATACCTTCTGCACCGCCCCAACGTGCGGCGCCAGATGGGACGCCATGCCAGGGAGTTCGTGCGGGACAACTTCCTCCTTACCCGCCACCTCCGGGACTACCTCGCCCTGATGGTCAGCCTTCTCAAGGGTAAGGAACAAGACCCCTACCTGGAGATCGATGTCCCATAGGCCCCTCCCACCACCAGGCGAAAAGTTCTGGAAGCATATCGAAGCCGCCCCGAGCAAGCTGTTGTTCCTCGACTACGACGGCACCCTGGCCCCCTTCCGGGAGAACCGTCACGAGGCAATCCCCTACCCTGGGGTCCGGGAGGTCCTCGAAAAAATCCTGGAGTCCGGGGGGTGCCGGGTGGTCCTCATCAGCGGTCGTTGGACAAAGGATCTGCCGCCTCTCCTGGGGTTGAAAAAACTTCCCGAGATCTGGGGGTCCCACGGCCTCGAGCGGTTTTTCCCGAACGGCCATTACGAGGTGGCTGCCCTGAGCGACAAGGAGGTCCGGGGACTGGCCGAGGCGAAGGATCTGGTCAATAAAGCCGGTCTCGGCCATCACAGCGAGCAGAAACCAGGCTGCCTCGCCCTGCACTGGAGAGGACTGGACGAAAATGCTCGGGACCGGCTAATCAGCCGCAT from the bacterium BMS3Abin14 genome contains:
- the otsA gene encoding trehalose-phosphate synthase; translation: MESAIPEKTQPKKTRLVAISNRLPVTLSRKGDTWSVEPGSGGLVTAMAPVLRDRGGLWIGWPGISEKVDFDTVLGDASLATGYDLIPVEMDEEEVTSYYKGFANQIIWPLFHDMQSHCTFDPEFWYSYIRVNAKFADRILNHTSDDDYIWVHDYHLFHVGKFLRERGRSHRIGFFLHIPFPPMDIFVRLPWRMEILEALMEYDLVGFQTFRDRKNFLDCLQRSYPAARVSGRGTVVQVALEDRVVRVGYFPISIDYRSFVEDTNSEGTMQWYESLKEKFCDHSVILGVDRMDFTKGLQERLEGYRNALERYPDLREKVTLTQVLVPSRHSLTSYQILKARIDRLIGEINGQFATLGWDPIHYHYRSLDHDELLALYHIADIALVTPLKDGMNLVAKEYCACSLQNNGVLILSEFAGAAAELHSGALLVNPHDYEGIADALYYAFTMDYDEKQTRMKKMRKIIRRRDIFRWVDSFLQAAFARNLNDFPPVKEEYIPGTSGEDFATMLEE
- the treT gene encoding trehalose synthase, which gives rise to MSQLLDRYGEIAGKDVIRQLRLLARELEGVQVVHVNSTKEGGGVAEILHKMIPLKQDLGIDASWEVITGDAAFYECTKGMHNAMQGEKTIITEELLNVYEETNRKFAEQIHDTLAEADFVFIHDPQPAAVIRHMPQRKGRWVWRCHIDISRPQRSVWNYLRKNVVAYDSSIFSMQRFSQKLPHIQYLIPPSIDPLSEKNMDLSAQEVLEEISPFNLIPDIPLLLQVSRYDRFKDPIGVIEAYKMVRKLTPVQLVLAGGGAGDDPEGEAVLEEVRRAAGEDPDIHVLQLPNDAHRTINALQRRADIVIQKSIKEGFGLTVTEGMWKGKPVIGGEVGGIRLQVMDHRTGFLVNSPEGAALRIRYLLHRPNVRRQMGRHAREFVRDNFLLTRHLRDYLALMVSLLKGKEQDPYLEIDVP
- the otsB_1 gene encoding trehalose-phosphate phosphatase; amino-acid sequence: MSHRPLPPPGEKFWKHIEAAPSKLLFLDYDGTLAPFRENRHEAIPYPGVREVLEKILESGGCRVVLISGRWTKDLPPLLGLKKLPEIWGSHGLERFFPNGHYEVAALSDKEVRGLAEAKDLVNKAGLGHHSEQKPGCLALHWRGLDENARDRLISRIEDKLAPLARKTGLVLKEFDGGLELRSPGRNKGDAVRTVLSEEGLETVCAYLGDDLTDEDAFKAVEGRGLGILVRKQWRSTAAAAWLKPPEELIRFLERWAEVCSGVQGNGALVPECES